Genomic segment of Nothobranchius furzeri strain GRZ-AD chromosome 12, NfurGRZ-RIMD1, whole genome shotgun sequence:
TTGACCCCCTGCAGCGTCCTGACAATGGCCCTGAATGGCTGCGCGCCGCGGTCACTGGGACAGTCAAAGCACACCGCCCCCTTTTTCACCGGCGCGTCATCCCTCTAACTAGGCGTTATGAATAGGAGAGCCGCTTTTGTCTGACCGCAAGTATAAATACGCACCACGAGTGTCCTCCTCACCGCAGAGCTCACACTCACAAAGTCGGCAGCCAGAAGCAAAGTGGTCACTGGTGAGATCAGAAGGACATCGGAGCGGGACGGGAGGCGCACGGGCAACATCAGGTGACCAGAGCAACCAAAGACTCGGAAAAGAGAGGAAGAAGGAGGCTGAGAgaggggagggagaggagaaagggAGGAAGTCAGCAGCGACCTCCTACCCAACAACCTCGGAAGGAAACCCCCATAAAATGAATTCAGACTCCAGCCCGAGCAGCAGAGCGTCTTCCCCGGATATGGACGGCATGTTTCTCCGAGATCACCAtccgcaccaccaccaccaccaccatgtcgGTTCATCTGTCACCTCCTCCACGCAGAGCGGCCAGAAGATGCCCGGTGGTGAGCACCTGCGCTCTGACGCCAAGTCTGCGTCTGTAGgaagcagcagcagtagcagcagcagcagcagcaagtaCAAACTGAAAAAGCAGGTCACGGAGGAGGAGATGTACCAGCTGCGGCTCAAGATTAACGGTAGAGAACGGAAACGCATGCATGACCTCAACCTGGCCATGGATGGGCTGCGCGAGGTGATGCCCTACGCGCACGGGCCTTCCGTGCGGAAGCTGTCCAAGATTGCCACGCTGCTCCTAGCCAGGAACTACATCCTGATGCTCACCAGCTCCTTGGACGAGATGAAGCGCTTGGTGGGAGAGATTTACGGCGGCCAACACTCCGCTTTTCACTGCGGCACCGTTGCGCATGCAGCCGGTGCCGGTGGGCACACCGGCGGTCCCGCCGCTGCTGcagccgcagcagcagcagcagccgctgCGCACCAGGTGCATCCTCTCCTCGGGAGCGCACTGTCCTCCTCCCCGTCCTCCACTCTGTCCAGCGCACTTCCGGGACTCACGAGTATCAGAGCGCCACACGCGCTGATGAAGGGCTCTCCAGCTGCGCCCCCGGCCCTGCAGCTGGGCTCCGGCTTCCAGCACTGGGCCGGACTGCCGTGTCCCTGCACCATCTGCCAGGTGCCTCCTCCTCCGCACATCCCCATCACCTCCACTGGCCTCACGAGACTCACGGCAGAGGGGAAGGACGGCATGAAATGATGTCTGACACACAGCAGAGACtaatttttgtaaataaacaattcaggGCATGTGGGTGAATTTGGCCTCACTGTGCATGTTGTTGTTCAGTCTGTTTTCTTGTTAAACGTTTGCGAAAAATAACTTACTTTCCTCCTTGTAACAAGGACTCAATACCGACTTGTGAGTCTGTCACTGGAAGGTAAAATGTGCAACAAGCGGTTCGGAGACGGAGGTTGCATGAACGTTTTGATTTTATTTCTCATCATGTGTCATTTTGTGAAAACGAAGAATGCTTTCTGTGCCTTGTACCAAGGATTTTACACTTAAAAGACAATTATAAATTTTACTAGTTTGGCAGAAATGACTGCCACGCCAAAACTCTGGATTAGATTTATTTCAATTGCGTGACTCATTGTTTCTCTATGTGTGCGTAAAACGTTTTTATTTGTCATTCCTTGCATGTTGCTATATCGACCACAGCATGGTTGTTTTTGTTGAACTGAAGTTTCCAGAGatcctgtttgtttatttttgtacatTGCTGATCGttgataaaaaatatatttattatcACCCAGCGTCACTGGAAGACATTTCAATAAAACTGGGATTATGGATCATAAACTTTGCATTctctttttaattaaaatatttctGCAGACATGGACAAAACCATTAATCAAACAcagaaaacacaaatgaaaaatCCACTTTTGGTTTAGAATTAACAGAATATATTTGAAGTAAATTTACTGATAAAATTTGGCTAAAAATAATCTCAGCGAGTTAGGAACAAAACTCTTATCCCCCATTTCACTTAAAACGTATTTATCCTTTTAATTTTAATTcatattattttattaaaattttaATGACTTCAGTAAATATATGAATTAGATTTAAAATCGTTAATTTAAATCggcttttcttttattttggcaACTTGATTTTAATTTTCACCAGCGgcattaaaatattttaataaattctGCGAATGGAATTAAGGTTTGCAACGACTCTATGAATTAAGGCTCATGTGAAAACTTTGGTTTTAAGTGCAGACCCAAACTACTGCAGGCCCTCTTGTTGCACAAACCTGCTCGCAGATGAGCGTCTGATGGAACCCTGCAGCAGCGGCCTCCGTGGTGCGCTCTAACCGCGCGCAGCACGCTTGTGCGGCTCCCATGGGTGTTCCCCGTCTCATCTCCGCAGCGACAGAATGTGTTTGTGGAGATTACAAGATAATTGTTCATGGGGGACCGAGAGGAGAATCCCACATCAGAGAAAGGCGTCGGGATTACAGGCTGCTAAATGTAGAAGATTATACATTCAGACCCCTCCTCAACCTCTGCGCATGTAAATGAGCGCGCggattaaaaataaaagaaagactGCGTAGAAAAAAAGGAGACAGTCTTTTGTAGCTTTAGTTGGAGGAGAGAAAATGTAATACAAGTTAAGAAAGAGTGAAAGAGTTCATTTTACGCTTGTTTTTTGTCTTTGGGAATGAGCGCGCGCGCATCGCAGGATGCCAGATGGGATGTAAATAGCTGCAGCCGCAATGGCCTTTTAACCACACAACACTGAGGGGAATGTTGTCAAGGGAAGCTGGCGGTTTGCGAGTTAATAGTCATGAGTTGGGGTAATTACTTAAAGTTTATTATGCTCTGGTTTCAAAGGAAATGGACTCTTCAATGGGCCGAGAAATACTTCTTAATTCCGGCTAATTAGGAGCTGCGTAAAACGGACACAACTGCTGCTGTCACATTCAGAGAGGGAGCTTTTGTGGGTAAGCC
This window contains:
- the olig3 gene encoding oligodendrocyte transcription factor 3, giving the protein MNSDSSPSSRASSPDMDGMFLRDHHPHHHHHHHVGSSVTSSTQSGQKMPGGEHLRSDAKSASVGSSSSSSSSSSKYKLKKQVTEEEMYQLRLKINGRERKRMHDLNLAMDGLREVMPYAHGPSVRKLSKIATLLLARNYILMLTSSLDEMKRLVGEIYGGQHSAFHCGTVAHAAGAGGHTGGPAAAAAAAAAAAAAHQVHPLLGSALSSSPSSTLSSALPGLTSIRAPHALMKGSPAAPPALQLGSGFQHWAGLPCPCTICQVPPPPHIPITSTGLTRLTAEGKDGMK